The following DNA comes from Acidicapsa ligni.
TCTTCGGGGGTGGTGTAGCCGACGGTGTCGGGCATGTTGATGGTGGTGGCACCAGCTTCGATTGCGACGCGGACCATTTCGACGAGAAAGTCACGGTCGGAGCGGGTGGCGTCTTCGGGCGAGAACTCGACATCATCGATGAGGGCGCGAGCCTGACGTACCGACTCTGCGGCCTGGGCGAGCGCTTGTTCACGGCTCATCTTGAGTTTGTATTCGAGGTGCAGATCGCTTGAGGCGAGGAAGACATGAATGCGCGCGCGGTCGGCGTGTTCGAGCGAGCGTGCGGCCATGATGATGTCTTCGCTCTTGGCGCGGGCAAGCGAGGTGATGCGCGGCTTGCGAATGGCTTGTGTAATGGTTGCGATGGCTGCGAAGTCGCCTTCTGACGCCATCGCGAAGCCTGCTTCAAGTATGTCGACGCCGAGATCTTCAAGGGCGTGAGCTATCGAGAGTTTTTCCTGGGTGGTCATGCTGCAGCCGGGGGATTGTTCCCCGTCGCGGAGAGTGGTGTCGAAGATCAGAACTTGATTTTTGTCTATAGACATTGGAATACCTGGGGGGGAAGACTCTTCCGCCTGAACATAGTTTCGCCGAATTGACGGGTATAACGCAAAGTTATAATTATTTTATAATCGATTAGAATTGCTTATGTTGATAGATGAGGTGGAAAGTCATGGAACTGAACCAGTTGGAGACTTTTCTTGCGGTGGCGGAGGAGCATAGTTTTTCGCGTGCCGCGGTGCGATTGCATCGGACGCAGCCGGCTATCAGCCAAGTGATTCGCAAGCTGGAAGAATCGGTTGGTGAGATGCTGTTCGATCGTGCGGCGCGAGACGGATCACTGACGGCGGCGGGTGAGTTGCTGCGCGAGTATGCGACTCGGCTGCTGGCGCTGCGCCGCGAGGCTTCGTCGGCGATGGAGGAGTTGAAGTCGCTGGAGCGAGGGCGGTTGCAACTGGCTGCGAATGAGTACACGTGCCTGTATCTGCTGCCGGTGGTGGATGCGTTTCGCAGGCAGTATCCAAAGATCGATGTAACGGTCCATCGTTCGCTGGCGAGCAAGATTCCGGAAGAGTTGTCCTTGCGGATCTTCGAGCTTGGCGTGATGTCGTTCAAGCCGGACACGGAGCAGTACAGATCGATTGCCGTTTATGCGGATACGCTGGCGCTGGTGATGAATCCGCAACACGCGCTGGCGGGCGAGGAACGCTTATCTATCACCGATCTTGGCGGTGAGACGTTTGTTGCGCACAATGTGCCTTCTCCGTTGCGACGCAAAGTGATCGAGGCATTTGAGCGGCATCGCACGCCTTTGAACATGGATATCGAGCTGCCTTCGATTGAGGCGATCAAAAGATTTGTAGCGATGGGAAACGGCGTGGCGCTGGTGCCGCGATTGACGGTGGGGCGCGAATTGGAGACTGGGGATCTTGTCGCAGTGCCGGTCGATGAGTTGGAGTTTCGCCGATTGCTGCGGCTGGTGCATCGACGGAATGGAAAGTTGTCGTATGCTGCTTCAGCGTTTCTTCAAACGGTGCGCAGCATGGCGGTCGAAGTCGGTGCGCCGTTTCATTACCAGATTGAGCGGGCTGGTTAGAAGCTTGCTTTATAAAATCGATGAGGCTATGGCCAGGGATGCGATGGCGGCGGTTTCTGCGCGAAGGATTCTTGGGCCGAGCGATGCGGGTTGCCAGTTGTGTTTTGTGAAGAGCGAGAGTTCTTCACTTGTCCAGCCGCCTTCGGGGCCGATGGCGAATTCAAATGTGGGCAAATTTACTTCGTTGGTGTTCGTCGCTGCTTCGAGCCGCTGGCGAAGTGTGGTGTCGCGTTCGTCTTCGGCGAGCAGTATGCGTTGCGCATCGGAGTTTTGTTGTAGGCGCGCCGGTAGTGCTATTGGATCTTCGATGAAGGGAAGATCTGCGCGGCGAGATTGCTTGGCTGCTTCGTGTGCGAGCCTTCGCCAGCGCTCGACACGTTTGTCTGCGGCCTGCGCGAGATGCTTCTCGGTGCGGCGGGCGACAATGGGAACGATGGTTGCTACGCCGAGTTCGGTGGCCTTCTCGATGGCCCACTCCATGCGATCGAATTTGAAGATGGCTAGAAGCAGCGTGACCGGGAGAGCTGGATCGGCGGCGGTCTCTGCGATGAGTTTGAAGATGACCTCTTCGATGATGACGGTTTCTATTACGGCGTTGTAGACGCGGCCGTTGGCGACGACATCGACTTCTGTGCCAGCCTGTGCGCGAAGGACGCGCGCGAGATGTTCGGCTTGTGTGCCGAGAAGGCTTGCGGTTGTGTCTGTCCAGCTATCGGCGATCCAGCGGCGTCGTGTCATTGAGGTTGTTGTCCATGACAAGTGTATCGTGCTGACAGATGAATAGCTCACATACGAGAGGCGAAGAGATGAGAGCAGAGACACGAAAGGGGACGCTTTGAGCGTCCCCTTTTGTGTTGCCTTTTTTGTGATGCCTTGCCTGTTGGTTGCTCGCTGGTTCTCCCTGTGAATCAACTCCATTGCAGTCCGAGCAAAACTGCTGCAATGGATGAAGGTATAGTTTCATGCTCGATAAGTGTCAAGAGAAAAATGGAAATCTTAGAGGGAATTTTTTTCGAACGGGAAGGCGTAACTTTCGTCACGCGTGAGGAAGCCTGTCCAGCATGTGGCTTGAACGCAAAAATGCGAGCAACATTCCAGTTGCAAAATCGTGCCATGCATGTGCGAGCATGCCGGGAAAAAGATTGCGGCGAAGTAGCGCAATGATGCCGAACAGCGCACCGAAAACGGTGATGAGACATATGCCGCGCACGCCTTGATAGCCGTGTGCGGAGCCGAAGACGAGAGCTGCAATCACTACGCCAGCAGGCATGCTGCGGAGAAATGCGATGCACTGCGTTTGCAGATAGCCACGGAAGATGATCTCTTCTGAAAAACCGACGAGCAGGCAGAGCCCTCCCCATGCGATGCATTCGAGTGCAGAGCTCGGAGCCATGGTCATGAGTTTTTCGGCCATCTCCTTTTGCTCCTGTTCGGGTGAGGTGAGCTTGGTTGCTGCGGAACCAGGTGTGCTTTTCTGCTCTTGCAATTTGTGTTGATAGATTTTTGTTTCTACGCCAGCCCAGGTGACGGAGAGCGAGCCGAGAATGAACATGGACGCGAACCAGAAGAGAATCGCGATTACGATTTCTTTGCCGAACGCAGAGATCGTATTGGGGAATGCGCAGAGGAGAGAGCGGAAGGAAATCTTTCGTAGACGCAGGCCGAATGCAATCCACGCGACTACGAGGAGTTCGACTGCGCCGGTTACTGCGTAGCGTACGAAGAGCGATCCGCTGTTGCCGGTGGGCGGTGCGTGTTCGAGCGCTCCGTCGAAGGATAGAGCGAGCAGCGCAATGAGAAGCAGGAGCGTGTGCCATAGAGGCGCGATGCCGCGCTGATGGCTGGGCAGAGGTGGAATGGCGATATTTGCAGTGAGAGATTCGCTGCTTAAATCAGGATAGGGTTCATTCGCTTGCGGCTGTTCGCTTTCCAGAGTAGGCCTCTCATTTCTGCATGAAGTGTGCGGCTGCTCAGCACTCGATGATGTTGAGAGCGAGGCCGGCGAGGGACGTTTCCTTGTAGCGGGATTGCATGTCGAGGCCGGTGAGGTACATGGTTCGGATGACTTGATCGAGAGAAACTTTGTGCTCTTCCGGTTCTTCCATTGCCATGCGCGTGGCGTGAACTGCTTTGACTGCGCCCATGGCGTTGCGCTCGATGCATGGAATCTGAACGAGGCCGCCGATGGGATCGCAGGTCATGCCGAGGTTGTGTTCCATGCCGATCTCGGCGGCGTGTTCAATTTGTCCGTTGGTGCCGCCGAGGGCTGCAGCTAATCCGCCAGCAGCCATAGAGCAGGCTACGCCTACTTCGCCCTGGCAGCCGACTTCTGCGCCTGAGATCGACGCGTTTTCTTTATACAGAATGCCAATGGCGGCGGAGGTGAGGAAGTAGCGCAGGAGCCCGGCTTGATCTGCACCTGGGATGAAGTTGAGATAGTAGTGGGCTACGGCCGGCACTACTCCTGCTGCTCCGTTGGTTGGTGCGGTGACGACTCGTCCGCCTGCTGCATTTTCTTCATTGACGGCCATCGCGTAGATGGTGACCCAATCGAGCGGCGCGAGTGGATCGACGGGTTGACCGTTTTGCCTGCGGGCTTCGAGGCGCTCCGCGAGACGATGGGCACGTCGACGGACTTTGAGGCCTCCGGGCAGGATGCCTTCGGTGGCGATGCCGCGAGCGACGCAGGATTGCATGGTCTTCCAAATAGTAAGGATGCGGTTGCGGATTTGCTCTTCGTCCGATTGGTGCGTTCCGTCGGTATGAATGAGCGCGCATTCATTTGCCAACATCAGTTCGTCGATGCGGAGATGATTTGCATTGGCGAGTTCGAGCAGTTCGGCAGCGCTTTGAAAAGGGTATGGAATCTCGATGGAAGGCTTGTCGGTTGCCGCAGAGGTTTCTCCGTCTTCGGTGATGAATCCGCCACCGATGGAGAAGTAGGTGCGTTGCGAAAGCACGGCGCCGGATTCGTCGAAGGCTGTGAGCCGCAGACCGTTTGGATGCTGCTGTGTTGCTTCGGGGGGAAACATCTGATCGCGATGGAAGAGCAGATCGGTGTTTTCGTGGAAAGCGATGGGGTGGCTGCCTGCGAGCAATATCTGCTGCGAGGCGCGAATCCCGGCCACGTCTCGATCGATGGCTTCTGGATCAACGGTGGCGGGTTCGTGACCGCTGAGCCCGAGTAATACGGCGCGATCTGTTGCGTGACCGATGCCGGTAAGCGCGAGCGATCCGTAAAGCTCGGCCTGGAGGCGTGAGACGCGTTGCAGGACCTGCTGTTGGTTGAGGTCGTGGGCGAAGCGGAAGGCTGCGCGCATGGGGCCCATGGTGTGTGAACTGGATGGGCCCACGCCGATTTTATAGAGATCAAAAAGACTAGTCATGCGGAAGGAGTCGTTCAGCATGATTGTAGCGGATATGGATTGGTCGTTTGTAAATCGACGAAGGGTTAGTCGAAGGCGTTGTTGTGAAGATAGGCTCGTTTACGGCGTTTCTCGATATACATGGCTGCGTCGGCCTGGTGGATCATGTCATCGAGCGAGTCGAGTGCGTGAGGGTTGCAATGAATGATGCCGATGTTGATGGAGAGCTGGGGCTGGTCTGGAAAAAAGTTGTTGTGGTGGCTGATTTTCTCATCCAGGCGGCCCTGGATCTCTTCGACGGGCGTGGATGAGCTGGTTGCGAAGACGATGAACTCGTCGCTGCCGATGCGTGCGATGACGTCGGATTCGCGGAAGGTTTCGCGCAGCACCTTTGCTGTGTTCTTGATGAGCTGATCGCCTACATCGTGGCCCAGTTCTGCATTGATCGGCTTGATCCCGTCGAGTTCGAGATAGATGAGCCAGCCCTGAGCGTTGAGGCGAGGTACGAGTTTGAGTTGCTGTTCTGCTCGGAGGAGGAAGCCGCGGCGATTGCTGAGACCGGTCAGCTCATCTGTCACGGAGAGACGCTGGAGTTCGGCTTCGAGGTGCTTGCGCCGATTGATTTCGTCCCGTAGTTGCTGATGGACTGCCGCGAGCTCTTCAGCTTGTGTGTGCACAAGCTGTTCGAGGTCCAGATGGGCGCTTTCGGGAATGGATATGTCTGTTTGTCTCATGAACGTTGGCTGCTTAAACCTGGTGGCCGAACCTGATGGCCAAACTTAAGGACCGAACTTAATGACCGAACCGGGGTGGCCGAATTTGGGTACCTGAATTTAGATGCCGAAATTTGGCGACCGATAGTAGTGAGTGATTTAACGATTCTAAGCGTAACCTACCATGATTTGGGAGTGGCCTAGATTTTATTTGAATTACGCGGCGTGGAATTGCCCAAAATGAAAAAAAAACAGCTTTTTGGACAAGGCGATTCAATTTGGGAGCAGAAAACGGGTGTTGGCAAGATTTTTGAGTATTCGATGTTCAAGCTAGGTTACTACCGTTACTATAAGTGTATTACTTGCACCATGTCAGGTCATATTGGGAACGGATGTTTAATCTCAAGCAGCGATTTAAAAAAGTGAACTCTGTTGTTGCCGTGCTCGTCCTCGCCGCGGTTGGTGCAGGGCTGCTTACGGTGCTTGCTGGATTATTGGTTTACCGCAACACGCGAAGATTGATCTCAGGGGCGGACTGGGTACAGCATACGCAGGAAGTGTTGACAGCGATTCAGCGGGCGTCGATGTGGAACGAGAGGATTGAGTACAGAACCCGGCTGTATCGCCTGACGGGCGAGGAAGAGCAGTTGAATCGAGCGCGTTCAAGCGCCAATCTGCTTGAAAATTCTGTCATCACTCTTCGGGTATTGGTTGCGGACAATCCTTACCAGGTGACAAATGTGGAGAGCCTGGGGATTTGTTCCCAGAACCTGAGCCGGGTTGTGAACACTTTTAACATGCAATCTACTGTGCCAGAGCTGCCGATCCAGCGGTGCCAGCAGACGATCAACCGCATGTTGGATGAAGAGCAGTCGCGGCTGAAAGAACGAACTGCAGTGCGGCAACAGAGCTCTCTGGCCTCAACGATCGGTGAATTTGGTTATGTTGGCCTGTCCCTGGTGGGGCTTGTGGTGCTGTTTGGATTTCTATTGCGGGATGCGGTGCTGCGACAGCGAGTGGGAAGGCAGATGCTGCTGACCAATGAGCGGCTTGCTTCGAGTGTGAATGCGCTGGAGGATAAGGCGAATGAGTCGGCGCTGCTTACGTTTTCGCGCGATGAGTTGCAACTCTGCGTGGATGTATCGCAGGTATATGAGTCTGCTGCCAGAAGCTTTTTACGATTGCTGCCGATGTCGAGCGGATCGTTGTGCATCATCAATAATTCGCGGCAATTGGTGGAAGTAGTTTCGTCGTGGGGCGTGGCGGCGTTGGAGGATTTCAATCCGCCAGAATCGTGTTGCGGGTTGCGATCGGGTCAACCACGCTGGCGTCAGCCGGGTGTTTCGGAGATTCACTGTACGCATTTTGTAGGTCATCTACCGGAGAGATATCTGTGCCTGCCGATTGTGGCTCATGGCA
Coding sequences within:
- a CDS encoding sensor domain-containing diguanylate cyclase: MNSVVAVLVLAAVGAGLLTVLAGLLVYRNTRRLISGADWVQHTQEVLTAIQRASMWNERIEYRTRLYRLTGEEEQLNRARSSANLLENSVITLRVLVADNPYQVTNVESLGICSQNLSRVVNTFNMQSTVPELPIQRCQQTINRMLDEEQSRLKERTAVRQQSSLASTIGEFGYVGLSLVGLVVLFGFLLRDAVLRQRVGRQMLLTNERLASSVNALEDKANESALLTFSRDELQLCVDVSQVYESAARSFLRLLPMSSGSLCIINNSRQLVEVVSSWGVAALEDFNPPESCCGLRSGQPRWRQPGVSEIHCTHFVGHLPERYLCLPIVAHGNTLGVLYVQCNTDEDVAAVNARLDGLRQLLQLTGMAVASLNLRTKLESQSIRDSLTGLFNRHFMQISLERELARAARRKQTLAVFMLDVDHFKRFNDTHGHAAGDTALQAIADLFRTNIRTDDIACRYGGEEFTIILPDVSGATAYDRAETVRKSVTSLKVPLEDETYGEFSLSIGIALYPSDGETADLLLRRADQALYRAKRGGRNQVVVYEAGSAVAVQS
- a CDS encoding L-serine ammonia-lyase, with protein sequence MTSLFDLYKIGVGPSSSHTMGPMRAAFRFAHDLNQQQVLQRVSRLQAELYGSLALTGIGHATDRAVLLGLSGHEPATVDPEAIDRDVAGIRASQQILLAGSHPIAFHENTDLLFHRDQMFPPEATQQHPNGLRLTAFDESGAVLSQRTYFSIGGGFITEDGETSAATDKPSIEIPYPFQSAAELLELANANHLRIDELMLANECALIHTDGTHQSDEEQIRNRILTIWKTMQSCVARGIATEGILPGGLKVRRRAHRLAERLEARRQNGQPVDPLAPLDWVTIYAMAVNEENAAGGRVVTAPTNGAAGVVPAVAHYYLNFIPGADQAGLLRYFLTSAAIGILYKENASISGAEVGCQGEVGVACSMAAGGLAAALGGTNGQIEHAAEIGMEHNLGMTCDPIGGLVQIPCIERNAMGAVKAVHATRMAMEEPEEHKVSLDQVIRTMYLTGLDMQSRYKETSLAGLALNIIEC
- a CDS encoding LysR family transcriptional regulator; protein product: MELNQLETFLAVAEEHSFSRAAVRLHRTQPAISQVIRKLEESVGEMLFDRAARDGSLTAAGELLREYATRLLALRREASSAMEELKSLERGRLQLAANEYTCLYLLPVVDAFRRQYPKIDVTVHRSLASKIPEELSLRIFELGVMSFKPDTEQYRSIAVYADTLALVMNPQHALAGEERLSITDLGGETFVAHNVPSPLRRKVIEAFERHRTPLNMDIELPSIEAIKRFVAMGNGVALVPRLTVGRELETGDLVAVPVDELEFRRLLRLVHRRNGKLSYAASAFLQTVRSMAVEVGAPFHYQIERAG
- a CDS encoding GGDEF domain-containing protein codes for the protein MRQTDISIPESAHLDLEQLVHTQAEELAAVHQQLRDEINRRKHLEAELQRLSVTDELTGLSNRRGFLLRAEQQLKLVPRLNAQGWLIYLELDGIKPINAELGHDVGDQLIKNTAKVLRETFRESDVIARIGSDEFIVFATSSSTPVEEIQGRLDEKISHHNNFFPDQPQLSINIGIIHCNPHALDSLDDMIHQADAAMYIEKRRKRAYLHNNAFD
- a CDS encoding RsmE family RNA methyltransferase; this translates as MTRRRWIADSWTDTTASLLGTQAEHLARVLRAQAGTEVDVVANGRVYNAVIETVIIEEVIFKLIAETAADPALPVTLLLAIFKFDRMEWAIEKATELGVATIVPIVARRTEKHLAQAADKRVERWRRLAHEAAKQSRRADLPFIEDPIALPARLQQNSDAQRILLAEDERDTTLRQRLEAATNTNEVNLPTFEFAIGPEGGWTSEELSLFTKHNWQPASLGPRILRAETAAIASLAIASSIL
- a CDS encoding CPBP family intramembrane glutamic endopeptidase — translated: MFILGSLSVTWAGVETKIYQHKLQEQKSTPGSAATKLTSPEQEQKEMAEKLMTMAPSSALECIAWGGLCLLVGFSEEIIFRGYLQTQCIAFLRSMPAGVVIAALVFGSAHGYQGVRGICLITVFGALFGIIALLRRNLFPGMLAHAWHDFATGMLLAFLRSSHMLDRLPHA